The sequence AAAGCCTAATTCTTCTGCATGACTATGTCTCCGGGTGTACAGAATGgataatggatagtggatgcactagtcatatgaccggagacaagtcgTTATTTGTCGACCCCAACTTAACTGCTTCTCCTCTGAAGTATATCACTTTTGGCGACAACAACAAAGGAAAGGTAATTGGGCTAGGTAAAATTACCATATCCAAGGATAAGTCCATTGATGATGTTTTACTTGTTCAGTCACTTAGATTCAATCTCATGTCAGTTGGCAAGCTATGTGATCTAGGCATGCTATTTATGTTTTCCATATCCAAATGCATTATCTTCATGGCCTCTGATAATTCCTTCATCTTCGAGGGAATTAGAAAGGGCGATCTATATATTTTGGATTTCTCTAAGAGTCCCTCGGTCCAAACTTGCTTGCTTGCAAAAGCAACCGAAGGATGGCTGTGGCACCGtagacttggtcatgcaggtatgAGAAATTTGCAGATCGGTGAAGAAAAATCATCTCCGTGGAATTCCTGATGTAAAATTCGACAAGGATCTTCTTTGTGCTGCATGTGAGGCTGGTAAATTAGCCAAGAAGCATCATTCGTCAAAGACTGTTATGATCACAACAAGGCCTCTGGaaagtcttcatatggatttaTCCGGTCCTCAAAATTATGCAAGCTTCGGTGGTAATCATTAGTCATCACCGTCCTGAGCCATCTCTGTTGAGGACTAGGAGAGGGGACACCGCCGCCTAGTCGGCTTGGTCCATCAACTTCAATCTCGCTCCGCTCCAGTTAAGTCGACTAGTCTTCACTCCGGTTGCTTCCCTTCATTCCAGAGTCCGGACTAGGAGTAGCCGAGCATGAGGACCAGGATGCCCGACAATCATCTCCGATTAAACATTTTTATCCATtgattgatgcatttattgataatCTATATTTGACGCATTTGGTTCGCGACTTCTTCACTGTCTCTCGGTTACACCGGCTCACGATTGTGTTATGGGCGTTTGTTTGGATTCGATTGGTTTCAAATACCGTGTAATCGCAAACCATTCTTTAGTAAACTGAAAACACCCGGTACAATCCGGTGTGAAATAACACTACCACTCTTCCGGATTGTTTTCTTCACCACGGGGACCAGGCAGTAGCGCCCATGATCTCCCTCCACCATGAGCAGCACCGccgtcgacccccccccccccccgccatgaGCACCAGCGCCACCGTACCAATTCGCCGCCTCCGTGAGCAGCAATGTTGCCAATGTCccttcgtcgccatcgtcatgaGCAACGTCGCCGGTCTCCCTTCACCGACGTGAGCAGTAGCGCCGCTGTGAGCAGTCGGTGATCTCGTTTCTCATCACAAGCCATCCCTACAGCCGTCCCTCGGGCATCTTCTACaaggccggcgggcggcggcggtgccatTGTTTCCTCTTCCCTTGCGTGAACCAAACACATCATGTATTCGCTTCTCTCTAATATAATACAATATATTCTGATTACAATACTAAATACGTTACCTCTGCTCGAATCAAACGCGTCAATTATTTTATTGCTTATAAAAAACTGACAATCAATGGGTTCCCCAGCGGTCCGACTGGTAAAAACCTGAATCGACGGCCTTATATTATCGGTTCAGTTTTTTAAACTACGCCCGAAAGTGCTGATATTCTCCCCCATCCTGTGAAGTGTGAGGGGAAACCGTAACCCTAGAGCCCAACACTGACATGGCGCCCTCGCGCCGCCGCGCGCGGTCGAGCGAGCCGGCGGCGGACCTGCTGACCTCCCTGCCGCCGCTCCTGCTCGACAGCATCCTCACCCGCCTCGACCTCCGCGACGCCGTCCGCACCTCCGCGCTCTCTCGCGCCTGGCGCCGCCGTTGGGTGGACCtcccctgcctctccctctcccgcaTCGGCAGGGGTGGCATACCCGCGGTGGCCGTCGACAGCGTTCTCCTTCGCTACCCCGGCAACATCTCGAATTTCTCCATCCACTCTCTCGACACGCACTCCGCCCGCCGCGTCGACGACTGGCTCATCGCCGTCCGCAACCGCGGCGTCAAGTCCATCGACCTCAAGGGCCCAGCCCCAGCCTTCGCCCTTCACTCTTCTGTCTTCTTATGCACGAGTCTCGTGTGCCTGAAGCTGCACTTGTGCTTGATACCTCCTCTCCCCGTGGAATTCACTGGCTTCCCCGTGCTCAAGCAGCTCGAACTCTCGGGCGTCACATTCCCTCCGAACGGGCAGATCCAACTGGAGGCAATTATCAAAGCGTCACCCTTGCTTGACACCCTGAGTCTTATCTATGTGGATACATACAGCGAGGCTTTCCCTGGTTGGGTGATTTG comes from Triticum aestivum cultivar Chinese Spring chromosome 5B, IWGSC CS RefSeq v2.1, whole genome shotgun sequence and encodes:
- the LOC123111945 gene encoding F-box/FBD/LRR-repeat protein At1g13570 isoform X2; protein product: MAPSRRRARSSEPAADLLTSLPPLLLDSILTRLDLRDAVRTSALSRAWRRRWVDLPCLSLSRIGRGGIPAVAVDSVLLRYPGNISNFSIHSLDTHSARRVDDWLIAVRNRGVKSIDLKGPAPAFALHSSVFLCTSLVCLKLHLCLIPPLPVEFTGFPVLKQLELSGVTFPPNGQIQLEAIIKASPLLDTLSLIYVDTYSEAFPGWVIWGANLRRLTIVSKDNHGWQVAELPNLHEATINLQSCENFSDFGGLLAGLAQVRKLVLNKCYPPFTEGHILETLPCTFDNLKSLTLWTHFEETPTILSTFCLLRNAPNLEELDIVIEGFLDEEEADGEFQNAQWTDGMCPNLQVVRLKGVLCSSNEMCFIQLLLSKATVLRTMSINLGYGSLKSSEDALRELITYRRASPHAQIFFDGK